The proteins below come from a single Panicum hallii strain FIL2 chromosome 7, PHallii_v3.1, whole genome shotgun sequence genomic window:
- the LOC112900351 gene encoding ribonuclease H2 subunit B, translating to MASWHDGLAAPLRVLISPRPLDASAQGNVLSLRHPRSGDETGYLFINDQLQEINWFKERYGAWFLGDYVCEDGGLYYCTPVDPIFIFLPIFEAARMSNGKDPGKYRQLDEILYIEGYPGYQQLMSVAGHHMELVCEVKEVANMKFFRLDDSKVLSWLCCKVHNLKEVFLKLGKNYAAQAEKERLKEAVQMIREYLKDEPWLTLLCKKLQLDLNEIINDVTTKTSEASFYADSSPAPARPSESKEANGSAKSSRGRPAKKPKTEVGSKNIKDMFRRVTRSGSGS from the exons ATGGCTTCGTGGCACGACGGCTTGGCGGCGCCGCTGCGTGTCCTCATTTCTCCAC GTCCTTTGGATGCCAGTGCTCAAGGGAATGTTTTGTCACTTCGCCATCCAAGATCAG GAGATGAAACAGGGTATCTATTTATTAACGATCAACTTCAAGAAATCAATTGGTTTAAGGAGCGTTACGGTGCTTGGTTCTTGGGTGACTATGTTTGCGAAG ATGGTGGCCTCTATTATTGCACCCCTGTCGATCCCATCTTCATTTTCCTACCGATTTTTGAAGCTGCACGTATGTCG AATGGGAAGGATCCAGGAAAATACAGACAACTGGATGAAATATTGTATATTGAGGGATATCCTGGATATCAGCAGCTAATGAGTGTAGCTGGACACCATATGGAATTGGTTTGTGAAGTAAAAG AAGTAGCTAACATGAAGTTCTTTAGGCTGGACGACTCCAAGGTCTTATCTTGGTTGTGCTGCAAG GTACACAACCTAAAAGAGGTCTTTCTCAAGTTGGGTAAGAATTACGCTGCTCAAGCAGAAAAGGAACGAT TGAAGGAGGCTGTCCAAATGATCCGTGAATATCTGAAGGATGAACCATGGTTAACATTACTCTGCAAGAAGCTGCA GTTGGATCTGAATGAGATCATCAATGATGTGACGACCAAAACTAGTGAAGCTTCATTTTACGCAGACAGTTCTCCGGCGCCTGCTCGCCCCTCTGAG AGTAAGGAGGCGAATGGTAGTGCCAAGTCAAGCAGAGGGCGGCCAgcaaagaagccgaagactgagGTAGGATCCAAGAACATCAAAGATATGTTCCGAAGGGTCACAAGGAGTGGATCAGGATCATGA
- the LOC112901022 gene encoding protein FAR1-RELATED SEQUENCE 6-like, protein MDTLQSDPYSRSSLQPYRDASVSFENNNTVLDKHEVVSPRVGMTFETVDLAYQFYLEYGYRAGFGVSKRTSHSVDGVKYRATFVCYKGGIARIKPGLKARRRLVAKTGCKAMMVVKFNASENHWEVVFVELEHNHPCNPEMVRFMMCFKDLPDWQREHRPFNAKTRLNPKIHSGRGRPPNQNKDFMVRSFSQSNYSIEGAGKAGKLRFAEGDVEALLVFFDKMQAQNSNFFYNWDMDDEGRLKNVCWVDARSRVAYQHFCDVICFDTVYLTYQFVIPLVAFLGINHHGQFVLLGCGLLGDESPETFAWLFKKWLKCMNDKAPEAIITTHSRPVVKAVSEVFPNTRHRYNLWHIMKELPEMSGRVEDKEAISLRMKKVVYDTITSADFEREWVEMINQYNLHDNRWLTTLFEERGKWVPAYVKDTFWAGISTVRRSERLEAFFDGYITPETTIKTFIEQFDTAMKLRSDREAYDDFRSFQQRPQVLSGLLFEEQFANVYTINMFQKFQDQLKQLMNVNCTEVSRSGSIVTYTVTVIGKERKFDYRVMYNSAEKEVWCICRSFQFKGILCSHALAVLRQELVMLIPPKYILDRWRKDYKCPEEPKETPISPNAAKATGKGTKPENVREDKVDNLYKHGHQYFADIVEMGATDPDAMEYVLSVMKEAKEKVRKFEESRKEKRPGESPVSAGKKGAKSSKPSTEDVGNGTSTLAPTTAAVTTVTVVSSAPMAAAPTMMAMAPASAAVAPGMFLVPMHPHPMVFPPFAPAVPPSVASVAPPAAPATNVGDNASNTSKKRKKRKGKN, encoded by the coding sequence ATGGACACCCTTCAAAGCGATCCTTATTCCAGGAGCAGCTTGCAACCATATAGGGATGCCTCTGTGTCCTTTGAGAACAACAACACAGTTTTGGATAAGCATGAGGTTGTCAGCCCTCGAGTTGGCATGACCTTTGAGACGGTTGATTTGGCATATCAATTCTACCTTGAGTATGGCTATCGTGCTGGTTTTGGGGTCTCAAAGAGGACTTCCCACAGTGTTGATGGGGTTAAATACCGGGCTACATTTGTCTGTTACAAAGGTGGCATTGCTAGGATTAAGCCTGGCCTCAAAGCTCGAAGGAGGCTTGTCGCAAAGACTGGTTGCAAAGCAATGATGGTAGTGAAGTTTAACGCCAGTGAGAACCATTGGGAAGTGGTCTTTGTTGAACTGGAACATAACCACCCATGCAATCCTGAGATGGTCAGATTCATGATGTGCTTTAAAGATCTTCCTGACTGGCAAAGGGAGCACCGCCCATTCAATGCCAAAACTCGATTGAACCCAAAGATCCACTCTGGTAGAGGCAGGCCACCCAACCAAAATAAAGATTTCATGGTGAGATCCTTTTCTCAGTCAAATTATTCCATTGAAGGGGCAGGGAAGGCTGGAAAGTTGAGGTTTGCAGAGGGTGATGTTGAGGCACTCTTAGTTTTCTTTGATAAGATGCAAGCTCAAAACTCCAACTTCTTCTACAATTGGGACATGGATGATGAAGGTCGGCTAAAGAACGTTTGCTGGGTTGATGCTAGATCCAGAGTTGCATATCAACATTTTTGTGATGTTATTTGCTTCGATACTGTCTACTTGACATATCAATTTGTCATTCCATTGGTTGCGTTTCTGGGAATCAACCATCATGGACAGTTTGTGTTGTTAGGATGTGGTCTCCTTGGAGACGAGTCTCCAGAGACTTTTGCATGGTTATTCAAAAAATGGCTAAAATGTATGAATGATAAAGCACCTGAAGCAATTATTACGACTCATTCAAGGCCGGTAGTCAAAGCAGTCAGTGAAGTATTTCCAAATACTCGGCACAGATACAACCTTTGGCATATAATGAAAGAACTTCCTGAAATGTCTGGAAGAGTTGAGGATAAAGAAGCAATCAGTTTGAGAATGAAGAAGGTAGTCTATGATACCATTACATCAGCTGACTTCGAGAGGGAGTGGGTTGAAATGATCAATCAGTATAATCTTCATGATAACCGGTGGCTTACAACCTTGTTTGAAGAGAGGGGAAAATGGGTACCGGCATATGTAAAGGATACATTCTGGGCTGGTATCTCCACAGTTCGTCGCAGTGAACGTTTGGAGGCTTTTTTTGATGGATATATTACACCAGAAACCACAATAAAGACATTCATTGAACAATTTGATACTGCTATGAAGCTCAGGTCTGATCGAGAAGCCTATGATGATTTCCGTTCATTTCAACAAAGGCCACAAGTCCTGTCTGGTCTTCTTTTTGAGGAGCAATTTGCAAATGTTTATACAATAAATATGTTCCAGAAATTCCAGGATCAGTTGAAGCAGCTGATGAATGTGAACTGCACTGAAGTCAGTAGAAGTGGTTCAATAGTGACTTACACTGTGACAGTGATAGGAAAGGAGAGGAAGTTTGACTACAGAGTGATGTATAACAGTGCTGAGAAAGAAGTGTGGTGCATCTGCAGGTCATTCCAGTTTAAAGGTATTTTATGTAGCCATGCTCTTGCGGTCTTGAGGCAAGAGCTTGTGATGCTAATACCTCCCAAATATATTCTTGATCGATGGCGGAAGGATTACAAATGCCCCGAGGAACCTAAGGAAACCCCCATCTCACCAAATGCGGCAAAAGCTACAGGGAAGGGCACAAAACCAGAAAATGTTCGGGAAGATAAGGTGGACAATCTCTACAAGCATGGACACCAGTACTTTGCTGACATTGTGGAAATGGGAGCTACTGACCCTGATGCGATGGAGTATGTCCTTTCTGTGATGAAGGAAGCTAAAGAGAAGGTGCGCAAGTTTGAGGAGTCTCGAAAAGAGAAAAGGCCTGGAGAGAGTCCAGTTTCTGCTGGTAAAAAAGGTGCTAAGTCTTCAAAGCCATCCACAGAAGACGTTGGTAATGGAACATCAACTTTGGCACCTACGACTGCAGCAGTGACTACAGTTACAGTGGTGTCATCTGCACCAATGGCAGCTGCACCAACAATGATGGCCATGGCTCCAGCCTCGGCAGCTGTGGCCCCAGGAATGTTTCTAGTACCCATGCACCCGCATCCGATGGTTTTCCCACCCTTTGCCCCTGCTGTTCCACCATCAGTAGCATCCGTAGCtccacctgctgcaccagcgaCCAATGTCGGCGATAACGCCTCCAACACCTCGAAGAAgcgaaagaaaagaaaggggaaaaattGA
- the LOC112898885 gene encoding C2 and GRAM domain-containing protein At5g50170-like — translation MRLYVYVLEARGLPVPRPRLHGGVLFYAKVTAGKQRFRTRAVEAAEPGPGGEDLAAAAPAWNEEFVFAVGAEEAEGEEFEVAVARRRRRGGRGREVVGAVRLPVPAATAASPGERRSVPPTWFTLQPVGDRRKGGGDDGEASAADCGKILLSFSLYRENNDNVVIHMSPSSSSRSDTDAEIERLTDMEHSGSNGAVVDSPRSRDTGRTSLDNSDRWMQTDSNSVTEDDDLAEDIAATANGSSTEQMAPDASFEEAMETMKSRSTPDTPEDLDGGIIFEHTYLVESKELNHLLFRPESQFFKELRELQGTTDYEEQPWTWKSKDPPSLTRTCQYTKGASKFMKAVKTSEEQTYLKADGKSFVVMARVRTPEVPFGNCFAVVLLYKIIQSTGLSGGEESAHLTVSYNVEFLQSTMMRSMIEGSVRDGLKENFEGFAEVMSRHVKLADSVGMDKEQLLAPLQAEHQSDIRLAYKYFCNFTAITTVLFALYIVVHILLSKPGPLMGLEFNGLDLPDSFGELITAGVLVLQFERLLNMISRFVEARVQRGSDHGVKANGEGWLLTVALLEATSLPPVSCGSVDPYVVFSCNGITRTSSVQLQTQEPQWNEIMEFDAMEEPPAVLDVEVFNFDGPFDLAISLGHAEINFLKHTSVELADIWVPLEGKLAQTCQSRLHLRVFLENTKGPETSMREYLSKMEKEVGKKLHVRSPHRNSTFQKLFSLPQEEFLIADYVCSLKRKLPLQGRLFVSARIVGFYANLFGHKTKFFFLWEDVEEIEVLQPSFTTVGTPSLLFTLKSGRGLDAKSGAKSQDKEGRLKFQFHSFASFSKASRTIIGLWKTKSSAIEQRAKMEEDQEEDFSSVDLDDVHAVLSIGDVPLSKAYTLEHPIDAELLMGVFDGGALETRTMSRVGCLDYSATPWEAARLGVLERHVSYKFNRYMSIFGGEVVSTQLKFPAEDGGGGWTIHEVVTLHNVPFGDYFRVHLRYNVQGVTSEAPSSRCEILVGIEWLKSSKFQKRIARNICEKLAHRAKEVLEVAGKEIASAVSG, via the exons ATGCGGCTCTACGTGTACGTGCTCGAGGCGCGCGGGCTCCCGGTGCCGCGGCCGCGCCTGCACGGCGGCGTGCTGTTCTACGCGAAGGTGACGGCGGGGAAGCAGCGGTTCCGGAcgcgggcggtggaggcggcggagccGGGCCCGGGTGGCGAGgatttggcggcggcggcgccggcgtggaaCGAGGAGTTCGTGTTCGCGGTGGGGGCGGAGGAAGCGGAGGGCGAGGAGTTCGAGGTcgcggtggcgcggcggcggcggcggggagggagggggagggaggTGGTGGGTGCGGTCAGGCTCCccgtgccggccgccaccgccgcctcccccgGGGAGAGGCGCTCCGTGCCGCCGACGTGGTTCACGCTGCAGCCCGTGGGAGACCGGCGGAAGGGCGGCGGTGACGACGGCGAGGCGTCCGCGGCGGATTGCG GGAAAATTCTCCTAAGCTTTTCACTCTATAGAGAAAACAATGACAACGTTGTCATCCACATGTCACCTTCTTCGAGCTCCAGAAGTGACACCGATGCTGAAATCGAGAGATTAACTGATATGGAACATTCAGGTTCTAATGGTGCGGTGGTTGATTCTCCTAGGAGCCGTGACACAGGGCGGACTTCTCTAGATAACTCTGACCGTTGGATGCAAACAGATTCCAATTCAGTTACTGAAGATGATGATCTAGCAGAGGATATTGCTGCAACAGCAAATGGTTCAAGCACCGAACAGATGGCTCCAGATGCTAGCTTTGAAGAAGCTATGGAGACCATGAAATCTAGAAGCACACCAGACACGCCGGAAGATCTTGATGGCGGCATCATCTTTGAGCACACTTACCTTGTGGAGTCAAAAGAACTGAACCATCTTCTGTTTAGACCTGAGTCACAGTTCTTCAAAGAACTGCGTGAGCTGCAAGGTACCACTGACTATGAGGAGCAGCCGTGGACATGGAAGAGCAAGGATCCTCCTAGCTTAACTAGGACATGTCAATATACCAAAGGCGCATCGAAGTTTATGAAAGCTGTCAAGACTAGTGAGGAGCAGACCTATCTTAAAGCAGATGGCAAGAGTTTTGTGGTTATGGCTCGTGTTCGTACTCCTGAAGTCCCCTTTGGGAACTGTTTTGCAGTTGTTTTGCTGTACAAGATAATCCAGAGCACTGGGTTATCAGGAGGTGAAGAAAGCGCACATTTGACTGTATCATACAATGTAGAATTCCTTCAGAGCACCATGATGAGAAGCATGATTGAGGGGAGCGTTAGGGATGGACTGAAGGAAAATTTCGAAGGTTTTGCTGAAGTAATGTCTAGGCATGTGAAACTGGCTGATTCTGTAGGGATGGATAAAGAGCAGTTGTTGGCGCCATTGCAGGCAGAACACCAGTCAGATATCAGGCTTGCTTACAAGTATTTTTGCAATTTCACCGCCATTACAACAGTGCTATTTGCACTTTATATTGTTGTGCACATCCTTCTGTCGAAACCAGGCCCACTCATGGGCCTTGAGTTCAATGGTCTAGATCTACCTGACTCATTTGGGGAGCTGATCACAGCCGGCGTACTAGTCCTTCAGTTTGAGCGTTTACTGAATATGATTTCACGTTTTGTAGAGGCAAGAGTACAGAGAG GAAGTGATCATGGAGTTAAAGCAAATGGTGAGGGTTGGCTGTTAACTGTAGCTCTGCTAGAAGCTACAAGCTTGCCACCCGTTTCATGTGGATCAGTTGATCCTTATGTCGTGTTTAGCTGTAATGGCATCACAAGAACAAGCTCTGTTCAACTTCAGACCCAGGAACCTCAATGGAACG AGATAATGGAGTTTGATGCTATGGAAGAACCACCTGCTGTGTTGGATGTTGAAGTTTTCAATTTTGATGGTCCATTCGATTTGGCGATTTCACTTGGACACGCAGAAATTAATTTCCTGAAGCACACATCAGTAGAACTGGCAGACATATGGGTGCCCCTGGAGGGAAAACTTGCCCAGACGTGTCAGAGCCGGTTACATTTGAGAGTATTTCTGGAAAACACGAAAGGACCGGAGACATCAATGAGAGAATACCTAAGTAAGATGGAGAAGGAAGTTGGTAAAAAG TTACATGTTCGGTCGCCTCACAGAAATTCAACGTTCCAGAAGCTTTTTAGTCTTCCGCAAGAAGAATTCCTTATAGCGGATTATGTGTGCTCCCTGAAAAGGAAGCTACCTTTGCAG GGGAGGTTGTTTGTGTCAGCCAGAATAGTTGGTTTCTACGCTAATTTGTTTGGACACAAAACCAAATTCTTCTTTCTGTGGGAAGATGTGGAGGAAATCGAAGTGCTACAGCCATCTTTTACAACGGTAGGCACCCCATCACTGCTCTTTACTCTGAAGAGTGGCCGAGGACTGGATGCCAAGAGTGGTGCGAAGTCCCAAGATAAGGAAGGGAGGCTGAAGTTTCAGTTCCACTCTTTTGCATCGTTCAGCAAGGCTAGCAG GACAATAATCGGCCTGTGGAAAACGAAATCGTCAGCCATTGAACAGCGGGCCAAAATGGAAGAAGATCAGGAAGAAGACTTTAGCTCCGTCGATCTTGATGATGTCCATGCTGTATTGAGCATTGGAGACGTGCCTCTCTCAAAGGCGTATACTTTGGAGCATCCGATCGAT GCTGAACTGCTGATGGGCGTGTTCGACGGGGGCGCCCTGGAGACGCGGACGATGAGCCGTGTCGGGTGCCTCGACTACTCCGCGACCCCGTGGGAGGCCGCGAGGCTGGGCGTTCTGGAGCGGCACGTGAGCTACAAGTTCAACAGGTACATGTCCATCTTCGGTGGCGAGGTGGTCAGCACCCAGCTCAAGTTCCCGGcggaggatggcggcggcgggtggaccATCCACGAAGTCGTCACGCTCCACAACGTCCCCTTTGGGGACTACTTCCGG GTCCATCTGAGGTACAACGTGCAGGGCGTCACGTCGGAGGCGCCGAGCAGCCGGTGCGAGATACTGGTCGGCATCGAGTGGCTCAAGAGCAGCAAGTTCCAGAAGAGGATCGCCAGGAACATCTGCGAGAAGCTGGCGCACAGGGCCAAGGAGGTGCTCGAAGTGGCCGGGAAGGAGATTGCCTCGGCCGTGTCAGGCTAG
- the LOC112901453 gene encoding plant intracellular Ras-group-related LRR protein 3-like — protein sequence MDPAPQTHPILSYVLSRIPTLSKPKPAASEFDIEQPPTHTPSPRTPSTAGEFELVERMPGLRHPSVLRAMTRAVADVSAARSALQVLGPRPDHELVDSSRAIVAAAEAGDSRIPEGDVEACRAVVRLEETHDAYEALLQEAEARLERVYRSAMEGTDVDDEAAEGGKDDGPAAGAEGGDAAVQEEVVAVLKQAEEGKPVESVRLVDRQLRQLPEAFGRIQGLRVLDVSRNQLEVIPDAIGGLDHLEELRLAANSLISLPDTIGLLSNLKIMNVSSNRLRALPDSISKCRSLVELDASYNGLTYLPTNIGYEMVNLQKLWVHMNKLRSLPSSICEMTSLYLLDAHFNELCGLPSAFGKLSSLEILNLSSNFSDLKELPASFGDLLNLRELDLSNNQIHALPDTFGRLDKLEKVNLEQNPLVMPPMDIVNKGVDAVKEFMSKRWLDILLEEEQRRIAAEIPQASSTPKAWLARSVSWVTDVSGSLVGYLSGNEKSEKDAYLDQQF from the exons ATGGATCCGGCGCCGCAGACCCACCCGATCCTCTCCTACGTGCTCTCCCGCATCCCCACCCTCTCCAAGCCCAAGCCCGCCGCCTCTGAGTTCGACATCGAGCAGCCGCCCACGCACACCCCGTCCCCGCGGACCCCGTCCACCGCGGGGGAGTTCGAGCTCGTCGAGCGCATGCCGGGCCTGCGCCACCCGTCCGTGCTCCGCGCCATGAcccgcgccgtcgccgacgTCTCCGCCGCGCGCTCCGCGCTCCAGGTGCTCGGCCCGCGGCCCGACCACGAGCTCGTCGACTCGTCCCGCGCCATCGTGGCGGCCGCCGAGGCCGGGGACTCGCGGATCCCCGAGGGCGACGTCGAGGCGTGCCGCGCGGTGGTGCGGCTCGAGGAGACGCACGACGCCTACGAGGCCCTGCTGCAGGAGGCCGAGGCCAGGCTCGAGAGGGTGTACCGGTCCGCGATGGAGGGGACGGACGTGGATGAcgaggcggcggagggcggGAAGGACGACGGACCCGCGGCGGGCGCTGAGGGCGGGGACGCCGCGGTgcaggaggaggtggtggcagTGCTCAAGCAGGCCGAGGAGGGCAAGCCGGTGGAGAGCGTACGCCTCGTGGATCGCCAGCTGCGCCAGCTCCCTGAGGCGTTCGGGAGGATCCAGGGGCTTCGCGTTCTCGACGTCTCGCGCAACCAGCTTGAG GTTATTCCTGATGCTATAGGAGGACTTGATCATCTTGAAGAGCTTCGTCTTGCTGCCAATTCTTTGATTTCTCTTCCGGATACCATTGGACTGTTATCCAATTTGAAGATTATGAATGTGTCAAGTAATAGGCTCAGGGCATTGCCAGATAGCATCTCCAAGTGTAG GTCACTGGTTGAGCTTGATGCGAGCTACAATGGGCTCACGTACCTGCCAACGAATATTGGCTATGAGATGGTCAATCTGCAGAAACTCTGGGTCCACATGAACAAGTTGCGATCTCTTCCATCATCTATCTGTGAGATGACATCGCTCTACCTCTTGGATGCCCATTTCAATGAACTATGTGGTCTGCCATCTGCCTTTGGGAAACTTAGCAGTCTTGAAATTCTCAACCTTAGCAGCAACTTTAGTGATTTGAAGGAGCTCCCCGCTTCATTTGGTGACTTGTTGAATCTGCGTGAGCTTGACCTGAGCAATAACCAGATCCATGCTCTTCCTGACACTTTTGGTCGTCTGGATAAATTGGAGAAGGTTAACTTAGAGCAGAACCCCCTGGTGATGCCACCGATGGATATTGTGAACAAGGGTGTTGACGCGGTGAAAGAGTTTATGTCAAAGAGGTGGTTGGACATCTTGCTCGAGGAAGAACAGAGGCGCATCGCGGCGGAGATCCCACAAGCATCATCAACTCCCAAGGCTTGGTTGGCACGCAGTGTCTCCTGGGTCACAGATGTTTCTGGGAGCCTCGTAGGGTACCTTAGTGGGAATGAGAAGTCAGAAAAGGATGCATATCTGGACCAGCAGTTCTGA